One region of Termitidicoccus mucosus genomic DNA includes:
- a CDS encoding AraC family transcriptional regulator: MDALAAIVTLLRPQAVGTKIIHGAGRWGVCYPALGQPSFALVLKGPCWLAVDGIPATMLDAGDFVLFPAMPGFTMASDPKVKPSAMKLAPSERQAEEVFHGDATKEPSVSMLGGYFSFDPINASMLLDSLPRMLRIRAADPSIGSVAAIVELIRREARENRAGRALVLARLIEVMLVEALRSVPAGVTATGLLAGLREPRLAAALRAIHTKTARPWTLATLAREAGMSRSAFAERFARVIGRTPLNYLLQWRLAVARDLLARERKPVAETALAVGYESASGFSTAFSRETGQSPKEFIGSHRGGA; the protein is encoded by the coding sequence ATGGATGCCCTGGCCGCCATCGTCACACTCCTGAGACCGCAAGCCGTCGGAACCAAAATCATCCATGGCGCGGGGCGCTGGGGCGTGTGCTATCCGGCGCTTGGGCAGCCGAGTTTCGCGCTTGTGCTCAAAGGGCCGTGCTGGCTGGCCGTCGATGGAATCCCCGCGACGATGCTCGATGCGGGGGATTTCGTCCTGTTTCCGGCCATGCCTGGATTCACCATGGCGAGCGATCCGAAGGTCAAACCAAGCGCAATGAAGCTCGCCCCGTCCGAACGGCAGGCGGAAGAGGTTTTTCACGGCGACGCGACGAAGGAACCGTCGGTCAGCATGCTGGGGGGATACTTTTCCTTCGATCCCATCAACGCATCGATGCTGTTGGATTCCTTGCCGAGGATGCTGCGCATCCGCGCAGCCGATCCGTCAATCGGCAGCGTGGCGGCCATTGTCGAACTCATCCGGCGGGAGGCGCGCGAGAATCGCGCCGGCCGGGCGCTTGTATTGGCCCGCCTCATCGAAGTCATGCTGGTCGAGGCGCTGCGATCCGTCCCGGCCGGAGTGACCGCGACCGGATTGCTGGCGGGACTGCGGGAGCCGCGGCTTGCGGCCGCCCTGCGCGCCATCCACACGAAAACGGCCCGGCCGTGGACGCTCGCCACGCTCGCCCGCGAGGCCGGCATGTCCCGGTCCGCCTTCGCGGAACGCTTTGCCCGAGTGATTGGGCGGACGCCGCTGAACTATTTGCTGCAATGGCGACTCGCGGTTGCCAGAGACCTGCTGGCCCGCGAGCGGAAGCCGGTTGCCGAAACGGCGCTCGCCGTCGGCTACGAGTCTGCCAGCGGCTTCAGCACGGCCTTCAGCCGCGAGACGGGGCAATCACCAAAGGAATTCATCGGGTCTCATCGAGGCGGCGCGTGA
- a CDS encoding SDR family oxidoreductase produces MNTKNTVLLTGCSSGFGKAGTAHFLARGWNVIATMRSPKPGLLEDSDRLLVASLDVTDSGSISDAISKGMERFGKIDVVVNNAGIGMFGAHEVVADDVIRQVFETNTFGVMAVCRAIAPHMRERGSGTIINVTSSAGIAPMPLVAVYTASKYAVEGFSESLAYELGMFGVRVKIVEPGLAPSTSFAANSGGRCDNMIPAAYADYAGRYLKSMQEYPAAYTTAEDVAEAIYAAATDGRDQLRYPAGADSVMLAELRQSLPEQEFMTRIRTMFGGAPAK; encoded by the coding sequence ATGAATACAAAAAACACTGTTCTGCTCACCGGCTGCTCTTCCGGCTTCGGCAAGGCGGGCACCGCGCACTTCCTTGCCCGCGGCTGGAATGTCATCGCCACCATGCGTTCGCCCAAACCAGGGCTGCTTGAAGACAGCGACCGGTTGCTTGTCGCATCCCTGGACGTCACCGATTCGGGGAGCATTTCCGACGCCATCTCGAAGGGGATGGAGCGGTTCGGAAAAATCGACGTCGTGGTGAACAATGCGGGGATCGGCATGTTCGGGGCGCACGAGGTCGTGGCCGACGACGTGATCCGGCAGGTGTTCGAGACAAATACCTTCGGCGTAATGGCGGTGTGCCGCGCCATTGCGCCTCACATGCGCGAACGCGGTTCGGGCACGATTATCAACGTGACATCGAGCGCCGGCATCGCACCGATGCCACTGGTCGCGGTTTATACGGCCAGCAAGTATGCGGTCGAGGGTTTCTCGGAATCGCTCGCCTATGAGCTCGGGATGTTTGGCGTGCGGGTGAAGATCGTCGAGCCGGGGCTCGCGCCATCGACGAGCTTCGCGGCCAATTCCGGCGGGCGCTGCGACAATATGATTCCCGCAGCCTACGCCGACTATGCGGGACGCTACCTCAAATCGATGCAGGAGTATCCCGCCGCCTATACCACTGCGGAGGATGTCGCGGAGGCCATCTATGCGGCCGCGACCGACGGACGCGACCAGCTTCGCTACCCGGCTGGCGCCGACAGCGTCATGCTGGCGGAGTTGCGCCAATCGCTTCCCGAGCAGGAATTCATGACCCGCATACGAACCATGTTCGGAGGCGCCCCGGCAAAGTGA
- a CDS encoding DUF1697 domain-containing protein, which produces MARHVAFLRGVSPMNAKMPELKRCFESAGFVDVKTVLSSGNVVFDSSLRSLSGIERKAEAAMARHLGRAFPTIARTVGELQRMIEADPFARFDLPAEAKRVVTFLRKPCGAIPRLPIEKEGARILALEGREVFTAYVPNPRGPVFMNLIEKAFGAGVTTRTWETVRKCAQA; this is translated from the coding sequence ATGGCACGCCATGTCGCTTTTCTCCGGGGCGTGAGCCCGATGAATGCAAAGATGCCGGAACTGAAACGGTGTTTCGAATCGGCCGGATTTGTTGACGTCAAAACCGTGCTTTCGAGCGGCAATGTCGTATTCGACTCCTCGTTGCGTTCCCTCTCCGGGATCGAGCGCAAGGCGGAGGCTGCGATGGCGAGGCACTTGGGCCGCGCCTTTCCCACAATCGCAAGGACCGTCGGGGAATTGCAGAGGATGATCGAGGCCGATCCGTTTGCCCGGTTCGATCTTCCCGCAGAGGCCAAGCGTGTCGTCACTTTTCTGCGCAAGCCGTGCGGGGCGATCCCGCGGCTGCCGATCGAGAAGGAGGGCGCGCGCATCCTCGCCCTGGAGGGACGGGAGGTCTTTACCGCCTATGTGCCCAATCCCCGCGGTCCGGTTTTCATGAACCTGATCGAAAAGGCATTCGGAGCAGGGGTGACCACGCGCACCTGGGAGACGGTGAGGAAATGCGCACAGGCGTAG